A region from the Cydia amplana chromosome 7, ilCydAmpl1.1, whole genome shotgun sequence genome encodes:
- the LOC134649523 gene encoding uncharacterized protein LOC134649523 isoform X1, with protein MLIRSPAALCAVVLLFAATPSRSEGNLFTCPNGWELKGLHCYKIFNIRHSWEKAADLCRRYGSELMVVDTYTENNMTASMVPASPSNNHYWLGLATVDDLRTNTLESAAGTLVSQYAGFWDLRQPNPKDGECVDVHVTADSQSWELTTCESLLPFMCRANACPSGTFHCSNGKCINAAFKCDKQDDCGDASDEMDCAAECHFYMASSGDVLESPNYPHKYPAFSDCKWTLEGPQGQNIHLQFQEFETEKTFDTVQILVGGRTEDKSVNLATLSGKQDISNKLFVSASNFMIIKFSTDGSVEKKGFRASWKTESSNCGGILRATPQGQVLTSPGYPTGYPGGLECMYIIEAQAGRIISLEIEDLELGMNRDYIVVKDGNTPSSPVLARLTGPGEENQKVVVSTTNHLYMYFRTSLGDSKKGFNMRYSQGCKATIIAANGTLTSPAYGLGNYPNNQECLFRIKNPNGGPLSLKFDEFNIHPSDVVQVFDGASTNGLRLHSDNGFIVKPRITLTASSGEMLIRFVSDALHNGPGWKATFSADCPPLKSGIGALASNRDTAFGTVVTFSCPIGQEFATGKSRITTKCLDGGKWSTTYIPGCQEVYCGPVPQIDNGFSIGSTNVTYRGVATYQCYAGFAFPTGQPIERISCLSDGRWERTPTCLASQCVALPDVSHANVTILNGGGRSYGTIVRYECEPGYVRSGQPVLLCMSNGTWSGDVPTCSKALCPKFPEIKNGFIVDQTRVYMYGDEARVQCFKGYKLTGPSVLKCGPNQEFDAPPTCDDINECLISQCDAASTDCKNTQGGFYCPCRPGFAPSMDCRPVGDLGLINGAVPDESITTSTPEPGYNKGMVRLNNGGGWCGNNLEAGANWVLVDLRAPTIIRGFRTMSVMRADGNIAFTSAIRIQYTNDLTDVFKDYTNPDGTAVEFRILEPTLSVLNLPMPIEAQYVKFKIQDYVGAPCLKLEVMGCARLDCADINECSENNGGCEQKCINTPGNFSCACNIGYELYASNGTAGFSIEKSETGERDGDTYQRNKSCVPVMCPPQTAPENGKLLSTKSAYHFGDIVQFQCDFGYVMSGFSSLLCTSSGTWNGTAPECQYARCVTLSDDKNDGLKVIRDDPESVLLPYRDNVTITCTSPGRQLRNTITSSFRQCVYDPKPGLPEYWLSGAQPQCPRKDCGVPMPTPGAEYGQYIDTRYQSSFFFGCQNTFKLAGQTSKHDNVVRCQANGIWDFGDLRCEGPVCEDPGRPADGFQIARSYEQSSEVLFGCSRPGYILINPRPITCIREPECKVIRPLGLASGRIPDSAINATSERPNYEARNVRLNSVTGWCGKQEAFTYVSVDLGKVYRVKAILVKGVVTSDIVGRPTEIRFFYKQAENENYVVYFPNFNLTMRDPGNYGELAMITLPKYVQARFVILGIISFMDNACLKFELMGCDDNTAEPLLGYDYGYSPCVDNEPPVFQNCPQQPIVVQTDVNGGLLPVNFTEPTATDNSGAIARLEVTPQHFKTPIQVFHNMVVRYVAFDFDGNVAICEVNITVPDYTPPKLSCPQSSVIELVDKQDSYAVNFNETRKRINASDASGEVFLKFIPDRAVIPIRGYENVTVVASDKYGNKAQCHFQVSVQATPCVDWELTPPANGALNCLPGDRGIQCIATCSPGFRFTDGEPVKTFVCETKRQWAPTAVVPDCVSENTQQAAYHVVASVQYRALGAVSNACLPQYKDLLAQYDNILNERLSQRCSAVNVNINVTFVKAMPSLLDENVVKMDFVLAVIPAIRQTQLYDLCGSTLNLIFDLSVPYASALIEPVLNVSSIGNQCPPLRAIRSSISRGFTCSVGEVLNMDTNDVPRCLHCPAGTFAGEKQKSCTMCPRGYFQNQARQGSCLKCPQGTFTREEGSKEVTDCIPVCGYGTYSPTGLVPCLECPRNSYTSEPPPGGFKDCQACPVNTFTYQPAAPGRDRCRAKCAPGTYSPTGLAPCSQCPRNFYQNLVGQTSCMECPTNMKTVGTGTTGLEECLPVECSNSACQHGGLCVPKGHGVQCYCPAGFSGRRCEIDIDECASQPCYNGGTCTDLPQGYRCSCPPGYGGINCQEEKSDCRNDTCPERAMCKDEPGYDNYTCLCRSGYTGIDCDITIDPCSANGNPCSNGASCIALQQGRFKCECLPGWEGQLCETNTDDCIEKPCLLGAPCTDLVNDFSCACPPGFTGKRCHEKIDLCSNEPCKHGICVDKLFVHQCICDLGWSGPSCDININECVISPCENGGQCIDSIDDFTCNCEAGYTGKRCQHTIDDCTSDPCQNGATCVDQLEGFVCKCRPGFIGLQCETAIDECLNEPCNPIGTERCIDLDNKYQCVCNEGFTGETCETNIDDCASDPCFNGGTCQDEIGSYKCTCHPGWTGHRCEHDIGNCVNRPCQNNANCIDLFQDYFCVCPSGTDGKQCETAPERCIGSPCMHDGKCQDFGSGLNCTCSADYTGIGCQYEFDACEAGLCQNGATCVDNGEGYSCICASGFKGKNCDEDIIDCKENSCPPSATCIDLPGRFYCQCPFNLTGDDCRKSISVDYDLYFSDPLRSSAAQVVPFDTGSTDSLTIAMWVQYTQQDEGGVFFTAYSVSNSHIALNRRSIIQAHSNGVQVSLFPELQDVYLSFGEYATVNDGQWHHVAIVWDGGNGGELTLITEGLIASKIEGYGSGRTLPQYVWVTLGKPQSDNPKAYTESGFQGHLTKVQIWNRALDVTNEIQKQVRDCRTEPVLYSGLVLTWAGYEDIIGGVERIVPSHCGQRVCPNGYTGGKCQQLQVDKEPPRVERCPGDLWVIAKNGTSVVSWDAPAFSDNVDVVKVVEKNGHKPGQNLAWGDYDIAYVAYDAAGNAATCTFKVAVLSEFCPPLADPLGGYQSCRDWGAGGQFKVCEIACRDGLRFSQPVPPFYTCGAEGFWRPTANPTLPMVYPACSPANPAQRVFKISMLFPSSVLCNDAGQAVLRQKVRSAINQLNRDWNFCSYAVDGTRECKELDINVKCDHRANVRQTRQVSSPATTTAEDTYVLDAIIPVEETRSNREGRQVGDTYNIEIAFPAVNDPVIHGGNNERSTVQRLLEKLILEDEQFDVRNILPNTVPDPASLELVSDYACPMGQVVMAPDCVACAVGTYLDAASDSCKPCPSGTYQSEAGQLQCSPCPAIAGQPGVTQATGARSAADCKERCAAGKYYDAEADLCRPCGHGSYQPREGAFSCLSCPRGQTTRATEAVSAAECRDDCPSGEQLGSDGGCEPCPRGTWRALGSGAACAACPSGTTTPETGASSADQCSLPVCRAGSYLNVTLNTCIQCKKGTYQSEAQQTTCVPCPINTSTRGPGATSESECTNPCEMSGPEMHCDTNAYCLLIPETSEFKCQCKPGFNGTGKVCIDVCLEFCDNGGECVKDARGEPSCRCTGSFTGRHCRDKSEFAYIASGVAGGVIFIIFLVLLVWMICARSTKKKEPKKTLTPAIDQNGSQVNFYYGAHTPYAESIAPSHHSTYAHYYDDEEDGWEMPNFYNETYMKESLHNGMNGKMNSLARSNASIYGTKEDLYDRLKRHAYPGKKDKSDSDSEGQ; from the exons GATGGGAGCTAAAAGGATTACACTGTTACAAAATTTTCAACATCAGGCATTCCTGGGAGAAAGCGGCGGACTTGTGTCGAAG GTATGGCAGCGAACTTATGGTCGTAGACACCTACACGGAAAACAACATGACAGCGAGCATGGTGCCGGCTAGCCCTAGCAACAACCACTACTGGCTAGGACTTGCGACCGTCGATGACCTGAGAACAAACACCCTGGAGTCTGCTGCTGGCACTCTCGTCTCTCAGTATGCAGGCTTCTGGGATCTAAGGCAACCTAATCCTAAAGATGGAGAATGCGTTGACGTCCATGTCACAGCTGACAGCCAATCCTGGGAGCTTACAACATGTGAAAGTCTTCTACCTTTCATGTGCAGAGCTAACGCCTGCCCTTCTG GAACCTTCCATTGTTCCAACGGAAAATGCATTAATGCAGCCTTCAAATGTGACAAGCAAGATGATTGTGGTGATGCTTCCGATGAAATGGACTGTGCTGCCGAATGTCATTTCTACATGGCTAGCAGCGGAGATGTATTAGAGAGTCCAAACTATCCTCATAAATATCCTGCTTTCAGCGATTGTAAGTGGACCTTGGAAGGGCCACAAGGTCAAAACATCCATCTGCAGTTCCAGGAATTCGAAACTGAAAAAACCTTCGACACTGTTCAAATCTTAGTCGGCGGAAGAACAGAAGATAAATCTGTAAATCTAGCAACATTATCAGGGAAACAAGATATATCGAACAAGCTATTTGTTTCCGCTTCCAACTTTATGATAATTAAATTCAGCACAGACGGATCTGTTGAAAAAAAAGGCTTCCGTGCCTCTTGGAAGACTGAGTCATCGAATTGTGGTGGTATTCTTAGGGCCACTCCACAAGGTCAAGTATTGACATCGCCTGGCTATCCGACTGGTTACCCTGGAGGCTTAGAATGTATGTACATTATTGAAGCACAAGCCGGACGAATAATTTCGTTGGAAATAGAAGATTTAGAGCTAGGTATGAATAGAGATTACATTGTTGTTAAGGATGGAAACACTCCCTCTAGTCCCGTACTTGCTAGGTTAACCGGACCTGGTGAGGAAAATCAGAAAGTAGTTGTATCAACTACAAATCACCTCTACATGTACTTCCGTACGAGCCTAGGTGATTCTAAAAAAGGCTTCAATATGAGATACTCTCAAGGCTGCAAAGCAACTATTATCGCAGCTAACGGCACACTTACGTCGCCTGCATACGGACTTGGCAATTATCCGAACAATCAAGAATGTTTATTTAGGATAAAGAACCCGAATGGTGGGCCGCTTTCCCTGAAATTTGATGAGTTCAACATTCATCCGTCCGATGTTGTACAAGTTTTTGACGGAGCAAGCACTAATGGTTTGAGATTACATTCGGATAATGGCTTCATTGTTAAACCAAGGATTACATTAACTGCGTCCAGCGGAGAAATGTTAATACGGTTCGTGTCTGATGCTTTGCATAATGGACCCGGGTGGAAGGCGACATTCTCAGCAG ATTGCCCACCACTGAAGTCCGGCATTGGTGCTTTAGCATCAAACAGAGATACCGCCTTTGGAACAGTCGTGACCTTCTCGTGTCCGATTGGTCAAGAGTTTGCTACTGGAAAGTCTCGAATCACTACAAAGTGTCTTGATGGAGGAAAATGGTCGACTACATACATTCCTGGTTGCCAag AGGTTTATTGCGGCCCAGTCCCACAAATTGATAATGGTTTCTCAATCGGCTCAACCAATGTTACTTATCGTGGTGTTGCAACTTACCAGTGCTATGCCGGATTTGCTTTCCCCACTGGACAGCCAATTGAAAGGATATCTTGCTTGTCTGATGGCAGATGGGAAAGGACACCAACCTGTCTCg CGTCTCAATGCGTGGCCCTACCAGATGTTTCTCACGCAAATGTGACCATTCTCAACGGAGGTGGCCGCAGCTACGGTACTATTGTCCGTTACGAGTGCGAGCCAGGGTACGTCCGATCAGGTCAACCAGTGCTTCTTTGTATGAGCAACGGAACATGGTCCGGTGACGTGCCTACTTGTTCAAAGGCTCTGTGCCCGAAGTTCCCTGAAATCAAAAACGGTTTCATTGTTGACCAAACGAGGGTTTACATGTACGGCGACGAAGCGCGAGTACAATGTTTCAAAG gatataaacTCACTGGACCTAGCGTACTAAAGTGTGGACCAAATCAAGAATTTGATGCGCCACCAACATGCGATGACATCAATGAATGCCTGATCAGCCAATGTGACGCAGCTTCCACGGATTGTAAGAACACTCAAGGTGGATTCTATTGCCCTTGCCGCCCAGGATTTGCTCCAAGCATGGACTGCAGACCTGTTGGGGATTTGGGTCTAATCAATGGTGCTGTACCTGATGAATCAATAACAACTTCTACTCCAGAACCTGGTTATAACAAAGGG atggTTCGCTTGAATAATGGAGGTGGATGGTGCGGTAACAACTTGGAAGCAGGAGCCAACTGGGTTCTGGTTGATTTAAGAGCACCAACAATCATTAGAGGATTCAGGACCATGAGCGTCATGCGAGCCGACGGCAACATTGCGTTCACCTCAGCTATAAGAATACAATACACAAATGATTTAACTGATGTTTTCAAAGACTACACAAATCCCGATGGCACCGCTGTGGAATTCCGCATTTTGGAACCAACTCTATCAGTCCTGAATTTACCAATGCCTATAGAAGCACAATAcgtcaaattcaaaattcaagacTACGTAGGCGCCCCTTGCTTAAAACTGGAAGTTATGGGTTGTGCACGATTGGACTGTGCTGACATTAATGAATGTAGTGAAAATAACGGAGGATGCGAGCAGAAATGTATTAACAC ACCTGGAAACTTCTCTTGCGCCTGTAACATTGGTTACGAACTATACGCCTCGAACGGAACTGCTGGATTCAGTATCGAGAAATCTGAAACTGGAGAACGTGATGGTGACACCTATCAACGAAACAAATCCTGTGTGCCGGTTATGTGCCCACCGCAGACCGCTCCTGAGAATGGAAAACTTCTTTCTACTAAATCCGCATATCATTTTGGTGACATTGTTCAGTTCCAATGTGATTTTGGATACGTAATGTCTGGGTTCTCGTCACTTCTCTGCACATCCAGTGGTACCTGGAACGGAACGGCTCCAGAGTGTCAAT ATGCACGCTGTGTAACTCTTTCTGATGATAAGAATGATGGACTAAAGGTTATCAGAGACGATCCCGAAAGTGTTCTTCTGCCATATAGAGACAACGTAACAATCACTTGCACTTCGCCTGGACGTCAACTAAGAAACACGATTACGTCATCGTTTAGACAGTGTGTTTATGATCCCAAACCG GGTCTACCGGAATATTGGCTATCTGGAGCTCAACCACAATGCCCAAGAAAAGACTGCGGTGTCCCTATGCCTACACCTGGCGCAGAGTATGGCCAATATATTGACACTAGATACCAAAGTTCTTTCTTCTTCGGATGCCAAAATACGTTTAAACTGGCTGGACAAACAAGCAAACATGATAACGTAGTCCGGTGCCAAGCCAACGGCATTTGGGATTTCGGCGATTTAAGATGCGAAGGACCTGTTTGCGAAGACCCAGGCAGACCTGCTGATGGCTTCCAAATTGCAAGAAGTTATGAACAAAGCTCAGAAGTATTGTTTGGCTGCTCCCGACCAggatacattttaattaatccTAGACCTATTACGTGCATCCGTGAACCAGAATGCAAAGTCATCAGGCCACTCGGATTAGCATCAGGCAGAATACCCGACTCGGCTATCAATGCTACATCAGAACGACCCAACTATGAGGCTAGAAATGTCAGGCTCAACTCAGTAACCGGTTGGTGTGGAAAACAAGAAGCATTTACATATGTTAGCGTTGACCTGGGTAAAGTTTACAGAGTTAAGGCTATTCTTGTCAAGGGTGTTGTAACTTCAGATATTGTAGGCCGCCCTACTGAGATCCGCTTTTTTTACAAACAAGCCGAAAACGAAAATTACGTCGTGTATTTCCCGAATTTCAACCTTACTATGAGAGATCCAGGAAACTACGGAGAGTTGGCCATGATTACATTGCCTAAATATGTACAAGCTAGATTTGTTATTTTGGGTATTATCAGCTTTATGGACAATGCTTGTCTGAAGTTTGAACTTATGGGTTGCGACGATAATACCGCAGAGCCATTGTTGGGTTACGATTATGGATATTCTCCTTGTGTTG ATAACGAGCCCCCAGTTTTCCAAAACTGTCCCCAGCAACCAATAGTTGTTCAAACAGATGTAAACGGAGGACTCTTGCCTGTTAACTTTACGGAACCAACCGCTACTGATAACTCTGGAGCTATTGCTCGATTAGAAGTCACTCCACAACACTTCAAAACACCCATTCAAGTATTTCACAACATGGTAGTGCGTTATGTCGCTTTCGACTTTGATGGCAATGTCGCAATATGCGAAGTAAACATCACAGTTCCAGACTATACACCACCAAAACTAAGTTGCCCGCAGAGCTCCGTTATTGAACTAGTAGATAAACAAGACAGTTATGCAGTCAATTTCAATGAAACTAGGAAAAGGATTAACGCTTCAGATGCATCTGGTGAAGTTTTCTTGAAGTTTATTCCAGATAGAGCCGTCATTCCAATTCGTGGCTACGAAAATGTCACTGTTGTTGCCTCAGACAAGTATGGAAACAAGGCCCAATGTCATTTCCAG gtgTCTGTCCAAGCTACGCCCTGTGTAGATTGGGAACTGACTCCTCCAGCCAATGGTGCTCTAAACTGTCTTCCTGGAGACCGAGGAATTCAGTGCATTGCCACTTGCAGTCCTGGTTTCCGATTTACTGATGGAGAACCTGTAAAGACCTTCGTCTGCGAAACCAAACGTCAATGGGCCCCAACAGCTGTCGTACCAGATTGTGTGTCGGAAA ATACCCAACAAGCGGCTTATCATGTTGTAGCCAGCGTGCAGTATCGAGCTCTCGGTGCAGTATCTAACGCATGCCTGCCACAATACAAGGATTTACTTGCACAATATGATAACATTCTAAATGAAAGACTTAGCCAACGTTGCTCAGCTGTTAACGTTAATATCAACGTTACATTCGTAAAAGCTATGCCAAGCCTGCTTGATGAGAATGTAGTGAAAATGGACTTCGTTCTCGCCGTCATCCCAGCAATCAGACAAACACAGCTGTACGATTTATGTGGCTCTACATTAAATTTGATATTCGATTTGTCTGTGCCATATGCTAGTGCCTTAATTGAACCGGTACTTAATGTGTCGTCTATCGGAAATCAATGTCCGCCACTGCGTGCAATCAGAAGTTCTATTTCGAGAGGATTCACTTGTAGTGTTGGTGAAGTACTAAATATGGATACTAATGACGTTCCAAGATGCT tacattgccCTGCTGGAACCTTCGCTGGTGAAAAACAGAAATCTTGCACAATGTGCCCACGGGGATACTTCCAGAATCAAGCCCGCCAAGGCTCATGCCTCAAATGCCCGCAAGGAACTTTCACAAGAGAAGAAGGTTCAAAGGAAGTTACTGATTGTATACCCGTGTGTGGATATGGTACATACTCGCCAACAGGTCTAGTGCCGTGTCTGGAATGTCCGAGAAATAGCTACACCTCAGAGCCCCCACCAGGTGGATTCAAAGACTGTCAAGCTTGCCCTGTAAATACGTTCACCTACCAGCCGGCTGCGCCAGGTAGAGATAGATGTAGAGCGAAATGTGCTCCCGGAACTTATTCTCCAACAGGACTAGCGCCATGCTCTCAATGCCCCAGGAATTTCTATCAAAATTTGGTAGGACAGACATCTTGCATGGAATGCCCGACTAACATGAAGACTGTGGGAACCGGAACTACTGGATTAGAGGAATGTTTACCAGTCGAGTGTTCTAACAGCGCTTGTCAACACGGCGGCCTCTGTGTACCTAAAGGTCATGGTGTCCAATGCTACTGCCCAGCTGGCTTTTCGGGACGCAGGTGCGAAATTGATATAGACGAGTGCGCGAGTCAACCTTGTTACAATGGAGGTACATGCACAGACCTACCCCAAGGCTATAGATGTTCTTGCCCTCCTGGTTATGGCGGTATCAATTGCCAAGAAGAAAAGTCGGATTGCAGAAACGACACTTGTCCAGAACGAGCTATGTGCAAAGACGAACCTGGATATGACAACTATACCTGTTTATGTAGATCTGGTTATACTGGCATTGACTGTGACATTACG ATTGATCCTTGTTCAGCCAATGGAAATCCTTGCAGCAACGGCGCATCTTGCATAGCACTTCAACAGGGCCGATTCAAGTGCGAATGCTTGCCAGGCTGGGAAGGTCAGCTCTGCGAAACAAATACTGATGACTGTATTGAAAAGCCTTGTCTCCTTGGTGCTCCTTGTACAGACTTAGTAAACGACTTCAGCTGTGCTTGCCCCCCGGGCTTCACTGGAAAACGCTGTCATGAAAAAATAGACCTTTGCTCGAATGAGCCATGCAAACACGGCATATGTGTCGACAAGCTCTTTGTCCACCAATGCATTTGTGATCTAGGCTGGAGCGGTCCATCATGTGACATTAATATCAACGAATGTGTCATTTCCCCTTGTGAGAACGGTGGCCAATGTATTGATAGCATTGACGACTTCACTTGCAACTGCGAAGCCGGTTATACCGGAAAGAGATGTCAACACACGATTGACGATTGCACGTCTGACCCTTGTCAGAACGGTGCCACATGCGTGGACCAATTAGAAGGATTCGTATGCAAATGCCGACCTGGATTTATTGGCTTGCAATGTGAAACGGCTATCGATGAATGCTTGAACGAACCTTGCAACCCAATCGGCACAGAACGTTGCATTGATTTAGATAATAAGTACCAATGTGTGTGCAATGAAGGATTTACTGGAGAGACGTGTGAAACCAACATTGATGATTGCGCATCGGATCCCTGCTTCAATGGCGGTACATGCCAAGATGAAATTGGAAGCTATAAGTGCACATGCCACCCCGGATGGACTGGACATCGTTGCGAACATGACATTGGAAACTGCGTCAACAGACCTTGCCAAAACAATGCCAACTGTATCGATCTTTTCCAAGACTATTTCTGCGT gtGTCCAAGTGGCACAGACGGAAAACAATGTGAAACAGCTCCTGAAAGGTGCATTGGCAGCCCTTGCATGCACGATGGAAAATGTCAAGACTTTGGTTCTGGCCTCAACTGCACTTGCTCTGCCGACTACACCGGTATCGGATGTCAATACGAATTTGACGCCTGCGAAGCTGGACTTTGCCAGAATGGAGCTACGTGCGTTGATAATGGAGAAGGCTATTCTTGCATTTGTGCATCTGGTTTTAAGGGAAAGAACTGCGATGAAGACATAATCGACTGCAAAGAGAACTCGTGCCCGCCTTCAGCGACCTGCATCGATTTACCTGGAAGATTCTACTGCCAATGTCCATTCAATCTTACTGGAGACGACTGCAGAAAAT CTATAAGCGTGGACTACGACCTGTACTTCAGCGACCCATTACGTTCAAGTGCCGCTCAAGTGGTGCCATTTGACACTGGATCAACTGATAGTTTAACAATTGCTATGTGGGTACAATATACGCAACAAGATGAGGGAGGCGTTTTCTTCACGGCATATAGCGTTAG CAATTCTCACATTGCCCTAAACAGAAGATCCATCATCCAGGCGCACTCGAACGGTGTCCAAGTATCTTTGTTCCCTGAACTTCAAGATGTGTATCTTAGTTTCGGAGAGTACGCTACGGTGAATGATGGACAATGGCACCATGTGGCTATCGTCTGGGATGGCGGTAACGGTGGTGAATTGACGCTGATCACTGAAGGATTGATTGCCAGCAAGATTGAAGGATATGGCAGTGGACGAACACTACCGCAATA TGTTTGGGTTACACTAGGAAAGCCTCAATCAGACAATCCAAAGGCATATACCGAATCAGGATTCCAAGGCCACCTCACTAAAGTACAAATCTGGAACCGCGCTCTAGACGTTACCAACGAAATTCAGAAACAAGTACGTGACTGCAGAACAGAGCCAGTTCTTTACAGCGGACTTGTACTCACTTGGGCTGGATATGAAGACATTATCGGAGGAGTTGAGAGAATTGTACCTTCTCACTGCGGACAGAGAGTATGCCCCAACGGGTATACTGGTGGAAAATGCCAACAGTTACAAGTAGACAAAGAGCCGCCACGCGTTGAACGCTGTCCTGGCGATTTGTGGGTTATTGCAAAGAACGGAACTTCTGTCGTCAGCTGGGACGCGCCAGCGTTCAGTGACAACGTGGACGTCGTTAAAGTAGTAGAGAAAAATGGTCACAAGCCAGGCCAGAACCTTGCTTGGGGAGATTATGACATTGCATATGTTGCTTATGACGCAGCTGGTAATGCTGCCACTTGCACTTTCAAGGTCGCCGTTTTAT CTGAATTCTGCCCTCCATTGGCGGACCCGCTTGGAGGATATCAGTCTTGCCGAGACTGGGGTGCAGGAGGTCAATTCAAGGTATGCGAGATTGCCTGTCGCGATGGCCTTCGATTCTCGCAACCTGTACCGCCATTCTACACTTGCGGTGCTGAAGGATTCTGGAGGCCTACCGCCAACCCGACTCTGCCAATGGTTTACCCTGCTTGCTCAC CGGCAAATCCGGCACAGCGAGTCTTCAAAATTTCAATGTTGTTCCCGAGTTCCGTACTTTGCAACGATGCTGGACAAGCCGTACTGCGGCAGAAGGTTCGCAGTGCTATCAACCAGCTTAACAGAGACTGGAACTTCTGCTCTTATGCTGTtgatg GTACTCGCGAATGCAAAGAACTAGACATTAATGTGAAATGCGACCATCGCGCTAACGTACGGCAAACGAGACAAGTATCTTCCCCTGCTACAACTACAGCTGAAGACACGTATGTGCTGGATGCTATCATTCCCGTCGAAGA GACTCGAAGCAATAGGGAGGGGCGACAAGTTGGTGATACGTACAACATTGAGATCGCTTTCCCGGCAGTCAA CGACCCAGTAATCCACGGTGGCAACAACGAGCGATCCACCGTGCAAAGATTACTGGAGAAACTTATCCTCGAAGACGAACAATTCGACGTGCGAAACATTCTCCCGAATACTGTGCCAGACCCGGCTAGCTTAGAACTGGTATCCGACTACGCCTGTCCTATGGGCCAGGTGGTAATGGCTCCTGATTGTG TGGCGTGCGCGGTCGGTACATACCTGGACGCAGCCAGTGACAGCTGCAAGCCGTGCCCATCTGGCACATACCAGTCGGAGGCTGGCCAGTTGCAATGTTCCCCTTGCCCCGCTATCGCAGGACAACCCGGAGTCACGCAAGCTACGGGGGCACGAAGTGCGGCGGATTGTAAAG AGCGATGCGCCGCCGGTAAATACTACGACGCTGAAGCCGATCTGTGCCGCCCTTGCGGCCATGGTTCCTACCAACCACGTGAAGGGGCCTTCTCGTGCTTATCATGCCCGAGAGGACAGACTACTCGAGCCACTGAAGCCGTATCCGCGGCCGAGTGTAGAGACGACTGTCCATCAG GTGAACAACTGGGCAGCGACGGTGGTTGCGAGCCATGCCCGCGAGGCACGTGGCGCGCGCTGGGCAGCGGAGCTGCTTGCGCGGCCTGCCCGTCCGGCACGACCACGCCAGAAACCGGGGCTTCTAGTGCTGACCAGTGCTCACTCCCTGTATGCAGAGCTG GTTCGTACTTAAATGTGACTCTGAACACATGTATCCAGTGCAAGAAGGGAACATATCAGTCGGAGGCGCAACAGACTACCTGCGTGCCGTGCCCCATTAACACCAGCACGAGAGGACCGGGAGct ACATCAGAATCGGAATGTACGAACCCATGTGAGATGAGCGGCCCAGAGATGCACTGCGATACCAACGCGTATTGTCTTCTCATCCCGGAAACCAGCGAGTTCAAGTGTCAATGCAAGCCTGGATTCAACGGCACTGGAAAAGTTTGTATAG ACGTGTGCCTAGAATTCTGCGACAACGGCGGCGAGTGTGTTAAAGACGCGCGAGGCGAGCCGTCCTGCCGATGCACGGGCTCGTTCACCGGCCGCCATTGCAGAGACAAGAGCGAATTCGCGTACATCGCCAGTGGAGTCGCCGGCGGTGTCATCTTTATCATATTCTTGGTGCTGCTTGTATGGATGATCTGCGCGAG gtCGACAAAGAAGAAGGAACCAAAGAAAACACTAACGCCAGCCATCGACCAAAACGGATCTCAAGTGAACTTCTACTACGGAGCGCACACGCCATACGCGGAGTCCATCGCGCCCTCCCACCATTCCACATACGCACACTACTACGACGACGAAGAAGACGGGTGGGAAATGCCTAACTTCTACAACGAAACGTACATGAAAGAGAGTTTGCACAACGGAATGAACGGAAAAATGAACAGTTTAGCTCGATCAAACGCTAGTATATACGGGACGAAGGAAGATCTGTACGACAGACTAAAGAGGCATGCGTACCCGGGTAAGAAAG ATAAGAGTGACAGCGACAGTGAGGGTCAGTAA